A single Oncorhynchus kisutch isolate 150728-3 linkage group LG19, Okis_V2, whole genome shotgun sequence DNA region contains:
- the LOC109880673 gene encoding catenin delta-1 isoform X2: protein MEQCESAAALLESVREQEVQFEQLTRALEEERRRVSLLSPPSRPLPHTQNGRLGDADIERLKLSEGYINGTQYMMVDPAHGSLDESYTPEGDSQEVHSAFSDDGTNGRRMKVITSRTVLPSDSMSIDGGVSVSGMGGYSATLDRSYRQGGGGDYPTATVPRNYHYGPAGGYDDYRSAPPSEAYASLSRGTRMDDRYRPADGYRTLDSGYRAPSRQQLDPYAAQPQVGRGVRGMGSALELGGMRYAHQGHYGMEDDQRSLGYDDVEYSMAPPTMHPGYGTMPRLGPGPGGLDRRRLRSCEDTLEGDMGGVDTYTWGVNMERGSMASLDSTLRKGPPTTWRQPELPEVIAMLNYRLDPVKTNAAAFLQHLTFKNDKVKSEVRRLKGIPSLVSLLDNPKRDVHHSACGALKNISYGPDHDNKIAIKNCDGIPALVRLLRKARDQDLTDTITGTLWNLSSHDSVKMEIVDHALHALSDEVMVPHSGWERGSDGGEESLKPRHLEWETALTNTAGCLRNVSSERSEARRKLRECAGLVDSLMYIVQSQINRKDVDNKLVENSVCLLRNLSYQVHREVPGCERYQEAAPLNQGPAPGSNKAGCFGSRKGKDEWFSKGKKDADDGSVDQVDIPKRTMPAKGYELLFQPEVVRVYTSLLRESQNPSVLEAAAGAVQNLCAGRWTYGRYIRATVRLEKGLPMMAELLAHGNDRVVRAMSGALRNLAIDNRNRELLGKHAVPHLVADLPGGQSQSARPLSEETVVSVLSTLTEVLGNSLEAAKTLRASQGIERLVLINKDGKRSEREVRGAGQVLQLVWGHKDLRRPLEKDGWKKTDFMVNLNPPANGPSTRTNGTYEDTTMPLLDRGEKRDMIPLNDLGPEAYSTLDQRERRHTLDNSLNATDTLQRGVYGGRKGSLPLLDSYDEKLIVCITQSELPLPYHCY, encoded by the exons ATGGAACAGTGTGAGAGCGCTGCGGCTCTCCTGGAGTCGGTGAGGGAGCAGGAGGTGCAGTTTGAACAGCTGACCAGAgcgctggaggaggagaggaggagagtgagccTGCTCAGCCCCCCGTCCcgccccctcccccacacacag AACGGGCGTCTGGGGGATGCGGACATAGAACGACTGAAACTGAGTGAGGGATACATTAACGGGACACAG TACATGATGGTGGACCCAGCACATGGCTCTCTAGACGAGAGCTACACACCAGAAGGTGATTCCCAGGAAGTACACTCCGCCTTCTCAGACGATGGAACCAATGGACGGCGG ATGAAGGTGATCACCTCACGTACTGTCCTGCCCTCTGATTCAATGTCCATTGACGGGGGAGTGTCCGTCTCGGGCATGGGCGGTTACAGTGCCACTCTGGACCGTTCCTACAGGCAGGGTGGAGGGGGGGACTACCCCACAGCCACGGTCCCCAGGAACTACCACTACGGTCCCGCGGGGGGTTACGACGACTACAGGAGTGCTCCGCCTTCTGAGGCCTACGCTAGCCTGAGCAGAGGCACACGCATGGACGACCGCTACAG acctgCAGATGGGTACAGGACACTTGACTCTGGGTACCGTGCCCCCAGTAGACAGCAGCTGGACCCCTACGCAGCCCAGCCCCAGGTGGGGCGAGGGGTGAGGGGCATGGGAAGTGCCCTGGAGCTGGGGGGCATGCGCTACGCCCACCAGGGCCACTATGGTATGGAGGATGACCAGAGGAGTCTGGGATATGATGATGTGGAGTACAGTATGGCTCCTCCCACCATGCATCCAGGATACGGCACCATGCCACGACTAGGCCCAGGCCCAGGAGGACTGGACAGACGCAGGCTCAG GAGTTGTGAGGACACTTTGGAAGGGGACATGGGAGGAGTCGACACCTACACCTGGGGCGtcaacatggagagagggagtatgGCGTCATTGGACAGCACCCTGAGGAAGGGTCCGCCCACAACCTGGAGACAGCCGGAGCTCCCTGAGGTCATCGCCATGTTGAACTACAGGCTGGACCCGGTCAAAACCAACGCTGCTGCCTTCCTCCAGCACCTCACCTTCAAGAACGACaag GTGAAATCGGAGGTGCGTCGTTTAAAGGGGATCCCTTCTCTGGTCTCGTTGCTGGACAACCCCAAGAGGGATGTACACCACTCGGCTTGCGGGGCGCTCAAGAACATCTCGTACGGACCAGACCACGACAACAAGATCGCCATCAAGAACTGTGACGGCATCCCCGCCTTAGTCCGGCTACTGAGGAAGGCCAGAGACCAAGACCTCACTGACACCATTACAG gCACATTGTGGAACCTATCATCTCACGACTCGGTGAAGATGGAGATCGTGGACCACGCGTTACACGCCCTCTCAGACGAGGTGATGGTGCCACACTctggctgggagagagggagtgacggAGGGGAGGAGAGCCTCAAACCACGCCACCTGGAGTGGGAGACGGCCCTCACCAACACAGCTGGCTGTCTGAG aAACGTGAGCTCAGAACGTAGTGAGGCCAGGCGGAAGCTGAGAGAGTGCGCAGGATTGGTGGACTCACTGATGTACATTGTCCAATCACAGATCAACCGCAAAGATGTGGACAACAAG TTGGTGGAGAACAGCGTTTGTCTGCTGAGGAATCTGTCCTATCAGGTTCACCGAGAGGTTCCCGGCTGCGAGCGCTACCAGGAGGCCGCACCTCTAAACCAGGGCCCCGCCCCCGGCTCCAACAAGGCCGGCTGCTTCGGCTCACGGAAGGGCAAAG ATGAGTGGTTTTCCAAAG gtaagAAGGATGCGGATGACGGGAGTGTGGACCAGGTTGATATTCCGAAGAGGACAATGCCTGCCAAAG GCTATGAGCTGCTGTTCCAGCCAGAGGTGGTGCGTGTGTACACATCGCTGCTGAGAGAGAGCCAGAACCCCTCAGTGCTGGAGGCCGCAGCCGGGGCTGTACAGAACCTGTGTGCCGGACGCTGGACT tATGGTCGCTATATCCGGGCCACGGTGCGTCTGGAGAAGGGCCTGCCCATGATGGCAGAGCTGCTGGCTCATGGGAACGACCGCGTGGTCAGAGCCATGTCGGGAGCCCTGAGGAACCTGGCCATCGACAATCGCAACCGCGAGCTGCTCG GTAAGCACGCTGTGCCCCACCTGGTGGCAGACCTGCCGGGAGGCCAGAGCCAGTCGGCACGACCTCTGTCTGAGGAGACGGTGGTGTCTGTACTGAGCACGCTCACTGAGGTGCTGGGCAACAGCCTGGAGGCCGCCAAGACCCTTAGGGCCTCCCAAGGCATCGAGAGACTGGTACTCATCAACAAGGATGG TAAGCGGTCTGAGCGGGAGGTGCGTGGGGCAGGCCAGGTGTTACAGCTGGTCTGGGGGCACAAGGATCTGCGGCGCCCCCTGGAGAAGGATGGCTGGAAGAAGACCGACTTCATGGTGAACCTCAACCCCCCCGCCAACGGCCCCTCTACACGCACCAATGGGACCTACGAGGACACTACCATGCCACTGCTAGACAGAG gggagaagagagacatGATTCCACTGAATGACCTAGGGCCTG AAGCCTACTCTACACTGgaccagagggagaggagacacactcTGGACAACTCCCTCAATGCCACAGACACTTTACAG CGTGGGGTGTATGGAGGCAGAAAGGGTTCACTGCCTCTGTTGGACTCCTACGATG AAAAACTGATAGTGTGCATCACCCAGAGTGAGCTGCCCCTGCCCTACCACTGCTACTGA
- the LOC109880673 gene encoding catenin delta-1 isoform X6, which translates to MEQCESAAALLESVREQEVQFEQLTRALEEERRRVSLLSPPSRPLPHTQNGRLGDADIERLKLSEGYINGTQYMMVDPAHGSLDESYTPEGDSQEVHSAFSDDGTNGRRMKVITSRTVLPSDSMSIDGGVSVSGMGGYSATLDRSYRQGGGGDYPTATVPRNYHYGPAGGYDDYRSAPPSEAYASLSRGTRMDDRYRPADGYRTLDSGYRAPSRQQLDPYAAQPQVGRGVRGMGSALELGGMRYAHQGHYGMEDDQRSLGYDDVEYSMAPPTMHPGYGTMPRLGPGPGGLDRRRLRSCEDTLEGDMGGVDTYTWGVNMERGSMASLDSTLRKGPPTTWRQPELPEVIAMLNYRLDPVKTNAAAFLQHLTFKNDKVKSEVRRLKGIPSLVSLLDNPKRDVHHSACGALKNISYGPDHDNKIAIKNCDGIPALVRLLRKARDQDLTDTITGTLWNLSSHDSVKMEIVDHALHALSDEVMVPHSGWERGSDGGEESLKPRHLEWETALTNTAGCLRNVSSERSEARRKLRECAGLVDSLMYIVQSQINRKDVDNKLVENSVCLLRNLSYQVHREVPGCERYQEAAPLNQGPAPGSNKAGCFGSRKGKGKKDADDGSVDQVDIPKRTMPAKGYELLFQPEVVRVYTSLLRESQNPSVLEAAAGAVQNLCAGRWTYGRYIRATVRLEKGLPMMAELLAHGNDRVVRAMSGALRNLAIDNRNRELLGKHAVPHLVADLPGGQSQSARPLSEETVVSVLSTLTEVLGNSLEAAKTLRASQGIERLVLINKDGKRSEREVRGAGQVLQLVWGHKDLRRPLEKDGWKKTDFMVNLNPPANGPSTRTNGTYEDTTMPLLDRGEKRDMIPLNDLGPEAYSTLDQRERRHTLDNSLNATDTLQRGVYGGRKGSLPLLDSYDG; encoded by the exons ATGGAACAGTGTGAGAGCGCTGCGGCTCTCCTGGAGTCGGTGAGGGAGCAGGAGGTGCAGTTTGAACAGCTGACCAGAgcgctggaggaggagaggaggagagtgagccTGCTCAGCCCCCCGTCCcgccccctcccccacacacag AACGGGCGTCTGGGGGATGCGGACATAGAACGACTGAAACTGAGTGAGGGATACATTAACGGGACACAG TACATGATGGTGGACCCAGCACATGGCTCTCTAGACGAGAGCTACACACCAGAAGGTGATTCCCAGGAAGTACACTCCGCCTTCTCAGACGATGGAACCAATGGACGGCGG ATGAAGGTGATCACCTCACGTACTGTCCTGCCCTCTGATTCAATGTCCATTGACGGGGGAGTGTCCGTCTCGGGCATGGGCGGTTACAGTGCCACTCTGGACCGTTCCTACAGGCAGGGTGGAGGGGGGGACTACCCCACAGCCACGGTCCCCAGGAACTACCACTACGGTCCCGCGGGGGGTTACGACGACTACAGGAGTGCTCCGCCTTCTGAGGCCTACGCTAGCCTGAGCAGAGGCACACGCATGGACGACCGCTACAG acctgCAGATGGGTACAGGACACTTGACTCTGGGTACCGTGCCCCCAGTAGACAGCAGCTGGACCCCTACGCAGCCCAGCCCCAGGTGGGGCGAGGGGTGAGGGGCATGGGAAGTGCCCTGGAGCTGGGGGGCATGCGCTACGCCCACCAGGGCCACTATGGTATGGAGGATGACCAGAGGAGTCTGGGATATGATGATGTGGAGTACAGTATGGCTCCTCCCACCATGCATCCAGGATACGGCACCATGCCACGACTAGGCCCAGGCCCAGGAGGACTGGACAGACGCAGGCTCAG GAGTTGTGAGGACACTTTGGAAGGGGACATGGGAGGAGTCGACACCTACACCTGGGGCGtcaacatggagagagggagtatgGCGTCATTGGACAGCACCCTGAGGAAGGGTCCGCCCACAACCTGGAGACAGCCGGAGCTCCCTGAGGTCATCGCCATGTTGAACTACAGGCTGGACCCGGTCAAAACCAACGCTGCTGCCTTCCTCCAGCACCTCACCTTCAAGAACGACaag GTGAAATCGGAGGTGCGTCGTTTAAAGGGGATCCCTTCTCTGGTCTCGTTGCTGGACAACCCCAAGAGGGATGTACACCACTCGGCTTGCGGGGCGCTCAAGAACATCTCGTACGGACCAGACCACGACAACAAGATCGCCATCAAGAACTGTGACGGCATCCCCGCCTTAGTCCGGCTACTGAGGAAGGCCAGAGACCAAGACCTCACTGACACCATTACAG gCACATTGTGGAACCTATCATCTCACGACTCGGTGAAGATGGAGATCGTGGACCACGCGTTACACGCCCTCTCAGACGAGGTGATGGTGCCACACTctggctgggagagagggagtgacggAGGGGAGGAGAGCCTCAAACCACGCCACCTGGAGTGGGAGACGGCCCTCACCAACACAGCTGGCTGTCTGAG aAACGTGAGCTCAGAACGTAGTGAGGCCAGGCGGAAGCTGAGAGAGTGCGCAGGATTGGTGGACTCACTGATGTACATTGTCCAATCACAGATCAACCGCAAAGATGTGGACAACAAG TTGGTGGAGAACAGCGTTTGTCTGCTGAGGAATCTGTCCTATCAGGTTCACCGAGAGGTTCCCGGCTGCGAGCGCTACCAGGAGGCCGCACCTCTAAACCAGGGCCCCGCCCCCGGCTCCAACAAGGCCGGCTGCTTCGGCTCACGGAAGGGCAAAG gtaagAAGGATGCGGATGACGGGAGTGTGGACCAGGTTGATATTCCGAAGAGGACAATGCCTGCCAAAG GCTATGAGCTGCTGTTCCAGCCAGAGGTGGTGCGTGTGTACACATCGCTGCTGAGAGAGAGCCAGAACCCCTCAGTGCTGGAGGCCGCAGCCGGGGCTGTACAGAACCTGTGTGCCGGACGCTGGACT tATGGTCGCTATATCCGGGCCACGGTGCGTCTGGAGAAGGGCCTGCCCATGATGGCAGAGCTGCTGGCTCATGGGAACGACCGCGTGGTCAGAGCCATGTCGGGAGCCCTGAGGAACCTGGCCATCGACAATCGCAACCGCGAGCTGCTCG GTAAGCACGCTGTGCCCCACCTGGTGGCAGACCTGCCGGGAGGCCAGAGCCAGTCGGCACGACCTCTGTCTGAGGAGACGGTGGTGTCTGTACTGAGCACGCTCACTGAGGTGCTGGGCAACAGCCTGGAGGCCGCCAAGACCCTTAGGGCCTCCCAAGGCATCGAGAGACTGGTACTCATCAACAAGGATGG TAAGCGGTCTGAGCGGGAGGTGCGTGGGGCAGGCCAGGTGTTACAGCTGGTCTGGGGGCACAAGGATCTGCGGCGCCCCCTGGAGAAGGATGGCTGGAAGAAGACCGACTTCATGGTGAACCTCAACCCCCCCGCCAACGGCCCCTCTACACGCACCAATGGGACCTACGAGGACACTACCATGCCACTGCTAGACAGAG gggagaagagagacatGATTCCACTGAATGACCTAGGGCCTG AAGCCTACTCTACACTGgaccagagggagaggagacacactcTGGACAACTCCCTCAATGCCACAGACACTTTACAG CGTGGGGTGTATGGAGGCAGAAAGGGTTCACTGCCTCTGTTGGACTCCTACGATGGTtag
- the LOC109880673 gene encoding catenin delta-1 isoform X4: protein MEQCESAAALLESVREQEVQFEQLTRALEEERRRVSLLSPPSRPLPHTQNGRLGDADIERLKLSEGYINGTQYMMVDPAHGSLDESYTPEGDSQEVHSAFSDDGTNGRRVGNAMKVITSRTVLPSDSMSIDGGVSVSGMGGYSATLDRSYRQGGGGDYPTATVPRNYHYGPAGGYDDYRSAPPSEAYASLSRGTRMDDRYRPADGYRTLDSGYRAPSRQQLDPYAAQPQVGRGVRGMGSALELGGMRYAHQGHYGMEDDQRSLGYDDVEYSMAPPTMHPGYGTMPRLGPGPGGLDRRRLRSCEDTLEGDMGGVDTYTWGVNMERGSMASLDSTLRKGPPTTWRQPELPEVIAMLNYRLDPVKTNAAAFLQHLTFKNDKVKSEVRRLKGIPSLVSLLDNPKRDVHHSACGALKNISYGPDHDNKIAIKNCDGIPALVRLLRKARDQDLTDTITGTLWNLSSHDSVKMEIVDHALHALSDEVMVPHSGWERGSDGGEESLKPRHLEWETALTNTAGCLRNVSSERSEARRKLRECAGLVDSLMYIVQSQINRKDVDNKLVENSVCLLRNLSYQVHREVPGCERYQEAAPLNQGPAPGSNKAGCFGSRKGKDEWFSKGKKDADDGSVDQVDIPKRTMPAKGYELLFQPEVVRVYTSLLRESQNPSVLEAAAGAVQNLCAGRWTYGRYIRATVRLEKGLPMMAELLAHGNDRVVRAMSGALRNLAIDNRNRELLGKHAVPHLVADLPGGQSQSARPLSEETVVSVLSTLTEVLGNSLEAAKTLRASQGIERLVLINKDGKRSEREVRGAGQVLQLVWGHKDLRRPLEKDGWKKTDFMVNLNPPANGPSTRTNGTYEDTTMPLLDRGEKRDMIPLNDLGPEAYSTLDQRERRHTLDNSLNATDTLQRGVYGGRKGSLPLLDSYDG, encoded by the exons ATGGAACAGTGTGAGAGCGCTGCGGCTCTCCTGGAGTCGGTGAGGGAGCAGGAGGTGCAGTTTGAACAGCTGACCAGAgcgctggaggaggagaggaggagagtgagccTGCTCAGCCCCCCGTCCcgccccctcccccacacacag AACGGGCGTCTGGGGGATGCGGACATAGAACGACTGAAACTGAGTGAGGGATACATTAACGGGACACAG TACATGATGGTGGACCCAGCACATGGCTCTCTAGACGAGAGCTACACACCAGAAGGTGATTCCCAGGAAGTACACTCCGCCTTCTCAGACGATGGAACCAATGGACGGCGGGTAGGGAATGCG ATGAAGGTGATCACCTCACGTACTGTCCTGCCCTCTGATTCAATGTCCATTGACGGGGGAGTGTCCGTCTCGGGCATGGGCGGTTACAGTGCCACTCTGGACCGTTCCTACAGGCAGGGTGGAGGGGGGGACTACCCCACAGCCACGGTCCCCAGGAACTACCACTACGGTCCCGCGGGGGGTTACGACGACTACAGGAGTGCTCCGCCTTCTGAGGCCTACGCTAGCCTGAGCAGAGGCACACGCATGGACGACCGCTACAG acctgCAGATGGGTACAGGACACTTGACTCTGGGTACCGTGCCCCCAGTAGACAGCAGCTGGACCCCTACGCAGCCCAGCCCCAGGTGGGGCGAGGGGTGAGGGGCATGGGAAGTGCCCTGGAGCTGGGGGGCATGCGCTACGCCCACCAGGGCCACTATGGTATGGAGGATGACCAGAGGAGTCTGGGATATGATGATGTGGAGTACAGTATGGCTCCTCCCACCATGCATCCAGGATACGGCACCATGCCACGACTAGGCCCAGGCCCAGGAGGACTGGACAGACGCAGGCTCAG GAGTTGTGAGGACACTTTGGAAGGGGACATGGGAGGAGTCGACACCTACACCTGGGGCGtcaacatggagagagggagtatgGCGTCATTGGACAGCACCCTGAGGAAGGGTCCGCCCACAACCTGGAGACAGCCGGAGCTCCCTGAGGTCATCGCCATGTTGAACTACAGGCTGGACCCGGTCAAAACCAACGCTGCTGCCTTCCTCCAGCACCTCACCTTCAAGAACGACaag GTGAAATCGGAGGTGCGTCGTTTAAAGGGGATCCCTTCTCTGGTCTCGTTGCTGGACAACCCCAAGAGGGATGTACACCACTCGGCTTGCGGGGCGCTCAAGAACATCTCGTACGGACCAGACCACGACAACAAGATCGCCATCAAGAACTGTGACGGCATCCCCGCCTTAGTCCGGCTACTGAGGAAGGCCAGAGACCAAGACCTCACTGACACCATTACAG gCACATTGTGGAACCTATCATCTCACGACTCGGTGAAGATGGAGATCGTGGACCACGCGTTACACGCCCTCTCAGACGAGGTGATGGTGCCACACTctggctgggagagagggagtgacggAGGGGAGGAGAGCCTCAAACCACGCCACCTGGAGTGGGAGACGGCCCTCACCAACACAGCTGGCTGTCTGAG aAACGTGAGCTCAGAACGTAGTGAGGCCAGGCGGAAGCTGAGAGAGTGCGCAGGATTGGTGGACTCACTGATGTACATTGTCCAATCACAGATCAACCGCAAAGATGTGGACAACAAG TTGGTGGAGAACAGCGTTTGTCTGCTGAGGAATCTGTCCTATCAGGTTCACCGAGAGGTTCCCGGCTGCGAGCGCTACCAGGAGGCCGCACCTCTAAACCAGGGCCCCGCCCCCGGCTCCAACAAGGCCGGCTGCTTCGGCTCACGGAAGGGCAAAG ATGAGTGGTTTTCCAAAG gtaagAAGGATGCGGATGACGGGAGTGTGGACCAGGTTGATATTCCGAAGAGGACAATGCCTGCCAAAG GCTATGAGCTGCTGTTCCAGCCAGAGGTGGTGCGTGTGTACACATCGCTGCTGAGAGAGAGCCAGAACCCCTCAGTGCTGGAGGCCGCAGCCGGGGCTGTACAGAACCTGTGTGCCGGACGCTGGACT tATGGTCGCTATATCCGGGCCACGGTGCGTCTGGAGAAGGGCCTGCCCATGATGGCAGAGCTGCTGGCTCATGGGAACGACCGCGTGGTCAGAGCCATGTCGGGAGCCCTGAGGAACCTGGCCATCGACAATCGCAACCGCGAGCTGCTCG GTAAGCACGCTGTGCCCCACCTGGTGGCAGACCTGCCGGGAGGCCAGAGCCAGTCGGCACGACCTCTGTCTGAGGAGACGGTGGTGTCTGTACTGAGCACGCTCACTGAGGTGCTGGGCAACAGCCTGGAGGCCGCCAAGACCCTTAGGGCCTCCCAAGGCATCGAGAGACTGGTACTCATCAACAAGGATGG TAAGCGGTCTGAGCGGGAGGTGCGTGGGGCAGGCCAGGTGTTACAGCTGGTCTGGGGGCACAAGGATCTGCGGCGCCCCCTGGAGAAGGATGGCTGGAAGAAGACCGACTTCATGGTGAACCTCAACCCCCCCGCCAACGGCCCCTCTACACGCACCAATGGGACCTACGAGGACACTACCATGCCACTGCTAGACAGAG gggagaagagagacatGATTCCACTGAATGACCTAGGGCCTG AAGCCTACTCTACACTGgaccagagggagaggagacacactcTGGACAACTCCCTCAATGCCACAGACACTTTACAG CGTGGGGTGTATGGAGGCAGAAAGGGTTCACTGCCTCTGTTGGACTCCTACGATGGTtag
- the LOC109880673 gene encoding catenin delta-1 isoform X7, with protein MEQCESAAALLESVREQEVQFEQLTRALEEERRRVSLLSPPSRPLPHTQNGRLGDADIERLKLSEGYINGTQYMMVDPAHGSLDESYTPEGDSQEVHSAFSDDGTNGRRVGNAMKVITSRTVLPSDSMSIDGGVSVSGMGGYSATLDRSYRQGGGGDYPTATVPRNYHYGPAGGYDDYRSAPPSEAYASLSRGTRMDDRYRPADGYRTLDSGYRAPSRQQLDPYAAQPQVGRGVRGMGSALELGGMRYAHQGHYGMEDDQRSLGYDDVEYSMAPPTMHPGYGTMPRLGPGPGGLDRRRLRSCEDTLEGDMGGVDTYTWGVNMERGSMASLDSTLRKGPPTTWRQPELPEVIAMLNYRLDPVKTNAAAFLQHLTFKNDKVKSEVRRLKGIPSLVSLLDNPKRDVHHSACGALKNISYGPDHDNKIAIKNCDGIPALVRLLRKARDQDLTDTITGTLWNLSSHDSVKMEIVDHALHALSDEVMVPHSGWERGSDGGEESLKPRHLEWETALTNTAGCLRNVSSERSEARRKLRECAGLVDSLMYIVQSQINRKDVDNKLVENSVCLLRNLSYQVHREVPGCERYQEAAPLNQGPAPGSNKAGCFGSRKGKDEWFSKGKKDADDGSVDQVDIPKRTMPAKGYELLFQPEVVRVYTSLLRESQNPSVLEAAAGAVQNLCAGRWTYGRYIRATVRLEKGLPMMAELLAHGNDRVVRAMSGALRNLAIDNRNRELLGKHAVPHLVADLPGGQSQSARPLSEETVVSVLSTLTEVLGNSLEAAKTLRASQGIERLVLINKDGKRSEREVRGAGQVLQLVWGHKDLRRPLEKDGWKKTDFMVNLNPPANGPSTRTNGTYEDTTMPLLDRGEKRDMIPLNDLGPEAYSTLDQRERRHTLDNSLNATDTLQKN; from the exons ATGGAACAGTGTGAGAGCGCTGCGGCTCTCCTGGAGTCGGTGAGGGAGCAGGAGGTGCAGTTTGAACAGCTGACCAGAgcgctggaggaggagaggaggagagtgagccTGCTCAGCCCCCCGTCCcgccccctcccccacacacag AACGGGCGTCTGGGGGATGCGGACATAGAACGACTGAAACTGAGTGAGGGATACATTAACGGGACACAG TACATGATGGTGGACCCAGCACATGGCTCTCTAGACGAGAGCTACACACCAGAAGGTGATTCCCAGGAAGTACACTCCGCCTTCTCAGACGATGGAACCAATGGACGGCGGGTAGGGAATGCG ATGAAGGTGATCACCTCACGTACTGTCCTGCCCTCTGATTCAATGTCCATTGACGGGGGAGTGTCCGTCTCGGGCATGGGCGGTTACAGTGCCACTCTGGACCGTTCCTACAGGCAGGGTGGAGGGGGGGACTACCCCACAGCCACGGTCCCCAGGAACTACCACTACGGTCCCGCGGGGGGTTACGACGACTACAGGAGTGCTCCGCCTTCTGAGGCCTACGCTAGCCTGAGCAGAGGCACACGCATGGACGACCGCTACAG acctgCAGATGGGTACAGGACACTTGACTCTGGGTACCGTGCCCCCAGTAGACAGCAGCTGGACCCCTACGCAGCCCAGCCCCAGGTGGGGCGAGGGGTGAGGGGCATGGGAAGTGCCCTGGAGCTGGGGGGCATGCGCTACGCCCACCAGGGCCACTATGGTATGGAGGATGACCAGAGGAGTCTGGGATATGATGATGTGGAGTACAGTATGGCTCCTCCCACCATGCATCCAGGATACGGCACCATGCCACGACTAGGCCCAGGCCCAGGAGGACTGGACAGACGCAGGCTCAG GAGTTGTGAGGACACTTTGGAAGGGGACATGGGAGGAGTCGACACCTACACCTGGGGCGtcaacatggagagagggagtatgGCGTCATTGGACAGCACCCTGAGGAAGGGTCCGCCCACAACCTGGAGACAGCCGGAGCTCCCTGAGGTCATCGCCATGTTGAACTACAGGCTGGACCCGGTCAAAACCAACGCTGCTGCCTTCCTCCAGCACCTCACCTTCAAGAACGACaag GTGAAATCGGAGGTGCGTCGTTTAAAGGGGATCCCTTCTCTGGTCTCGTTGCTGGACAACCCCAAGAGGGATGTACACCACTCGGCTTGCGGGGCGCTCAAGAACATCTCGTACGGACCAGACCACGACAACAAGATCGCCATCAAGAACTGTGACGGCATCCCCGCCTTAGTCCGGCTACTGAGGAAGGCCAGAGACCAAGACCTCACTGACACCATTACAG gCACATTGTGGAACCTATCATCTCACGACTCGGTGAAGATGGAGATCGTGGACCACGCGTTACACGCCCTCTCAGACGAGGTGATGGTGCCACACTctggctgggagagagggagtgacggAGGGGAGGAGAGCCTCAAACCACGCCACCTGGAGTGGGAGACGGCCCTCACCAACACAGCTGGCTGTCTGAG aAACGTGAGCTCAGAACGTAGTGAGGCCAGGCGGAAGCTGAGAGAGTGCGCAGGATTGGTGGACTCACTGATGTACATTGTCCAATCACAGATCAACCGCAAAGATGTGGACAACAAG TTGGTGGAGAACAGCGTTTGTCTGCTGAGGAATCTGTCCTATCAGGTTCACCGAGAGGTTCCCGGCTGCGAGCGCTACCAGGAGGCCGCACCTCTAAACCAGGGCCCCGCCCCCGGCTCCAACAAGGCCGGCTGCTTCGGCTCACGGAAGGGCAAAG ATGAGTGGTTTTCCAAAG gtaagAAGGATGCGGATGACGGGAGTGTGGACCAGGTTGATATTCCGAAGAGGACAATGCCTGCCAAAG GCTATGAGCTGCTGTTCCAGCCAGAGGTGGTGCGTGTGTACACATCGCTGCTGAGAGAGAGCCAGAACCCCTCAGTGCTGGAGGCCGCAGCCGGGGCTGTACAGAACCTGTGTGCCGGACGCTGGACT tATGGTCGCTATATCCGGGCCACGGTGCGTCTGGAGAAGGGCCTGCCCATGATGGCAGAGCTGCTGGCTCATGGGAACGACCGCGTGGTCAGAGCCATGTCGGGAGCCCTGAGGAACCTGGCCATCGACAATCGCAACCGCGAGCTGCTCG GTAAGCACGCTGTGCCCCACCTGGTGGCAGACCTGCCGGGAGGCCAGAGCCAGTCGGCACGACCTCTGTCTGAGGAGACGGTGGTGTCTGTACTGAGCACGCTCACTGAGGTGCTGGGCAACAGCCTGGAGGCCGCCAAGACCCTTAGGGCCTCCCAAGGCATCGAGAGACTGGTACTCATCAACAAGGATGG TAAGCGGTCTGAGCGGGAGGTGCGTGGGGCAGGCCAGGTGTTACAGCTGGTCTGGGGGCACAAGGATCTGCGGCGCCCCCTGGAGAAGGATGGCTGGAAGAAGACCGACTTCATGGTGAACCTCAACCCCCCCGCCAACGGCCCCTCTACACGCACCAATGGGACCTACGAGGACACTACCATGCCACTGCTAGACAGAG gggagaagagagacatGATTCCACTGAATGACCTAGGGCCTG AAGCCTACTCTACACTGgaccagagggagaggagacacactcTGGACAACTCCCTCAATGCCACAGACACTTTACAG AAAAACTGA